Proteins found in one Pseudomonas marvdashtae genomic segment:
- a CDS encoding aspartate aminotransferase family protein, whose product MSASPKPTRSTREYQALDAAHHIHAFLDQKALNAEGPRVIVRGEGLALWDNDGKRYLDGMSGLWCTNLGYGRQDLAAAASRQLEQLPYYNMFFHTTHPAVVELSELLFSLLPDHYSHAIYTNSGSEANEVLIRTVRRYWQILGKPQKKIMIGRWNGYHGSTLGASALGGMKFMHEMGGVIPDVAHIDEPYWFAHEGNLTPAEFGLRAARQLEEKILELGADNVAAFVAEPFQGAGGMIFPPESYWPEIQRICRQYDVLLCADEVIGGFGRTGEWFAHEYFGFEPDTLSIAKGLTSGYIPMGGLILSKRMAEVLVEQGGVFAHGLTYSGHPVAAAVAIANLKALRDEGIVSQVKEDTGPYLQRCLRETFDGHPLIGEIQGAGLVAALQLAEDKDSRKRFANENEMAWQCRTFGFEEGLIIRSTLGRMIMAPALVASHADINELVDKTRKAVDRTARAYGRL is encoded by the coding sequence ATGAGCGCATCACCCAAGCCAACACGCAGCACCCGTGAATACCAGGCGCTGGATGCCGCGCACCATATTCATGCGTTTCTCGACCAGAAGGCCCTCAACGCCGAGGGGCCGCGGGTCATCGTTCGTGGCGAAGGCCTGGCGCTCTGGGACAACGATGGCAAGCGTTACCTGGACGGCATGTCCGGGCTGTGGTGCACCAACCTGGGTTACGGCCGCCAGGACCTGGCGGCCGCGGCCAGCCGGCAGCTGGAGCAATTGCCGTACTACAACATGTTCTTCCACACCACCCACCCGGCGGTGGTGGAACTGTCCGAGTTGCTGTTCAGCCTGCTGCCGGATCACTACAGCCACGCCATCTACACCAACTCCGGCTCCGAGGCCAACGAGGTGCTGATTCGCACCGTGCGCCGCTATTGGCAAATCCTCGGCAAGCCGCAGAAGAAAATCATGATCGGCCGCTGGAACGGCTACCACGGTTCAACGCTTGGCGCTTCGGCCCTCGGCGGCATGAAGTTCATGCACGAAATGGGCGGGGTGATTCCGGATGTGGCGCACATCGACGAGCCGTACTGGTTCGCCCACGAAGGCAACCTGACGCCTGCCGAATTCGGCCTGCGCGCCGCCCGGCAACTGGAAGAAAAGATCCTCGAACTGGGCGCCGACAATGTCGCCGCGTTCGTCGCCGAACCCTTCCAGGGCGCCGGCGGCATGATCTTCCCGCCTGAGAGCTACTGGCCGGAAATCCAGCGCATCTGCCGGCAATACGACGTGCTGTTGTGCGCCGACGAAGTGATCGGTGGATTTGGTCGTACGGGTGAGTGGTTTGCCCATGAGTATTTCGGTTTCGAACCCGACACCTTGTCGATCGCCAAGGGCCTGACCAGCGGCTACATCCCCATGGGCGGGCTGATCCTGTCCAAACGCATGGCCGAGGTGCTGGTGGAGCAGGGCGGCGTGTTTGCCCATGGCCTGACCTATTCCGGGCACCCGGTGGCGGCGGCGGTGGCGATTGCCAACCTCAAGGCCCTGCGCGACGAGGGCATCGTCAGCCAGGTCAAGGAAGACACCGGCCCGTACCTGCAACGTTGCCTGCGCGAAACGTTCGACGGGCATCCGCTGATTGGCGAGATCCAGGGCGCCGGCTTGGTCGCGGCCCTGCAACTGGCCGAAGACAAGGACAGTCGCAAGCGCTTCGCCAACGAAAACGAAATGGCCTGGCAATGCCGCACCTTCGGTTTCGAGGAGGGCCTGATCATCCGCTCCACGCTGGGCCGGATGATCATGGCCCCGGCGCTGGTGGCCAGTCATGCCGACATCAACGAACTGGTCGATAAGACCCGTAAAGCTGTAGACCGCACCGCCCGCGCTTACGGTCGCCTTTGA
- a CDS encoding ABC transporter substrate-binding protein gives MSRSLRCNIACALALLSTSVLAAPQSLTVISFGGATKLAQDKAYFQPFNASGAGNIVAGEYNGELSKIKAMVSAGHTSWDVVEVESPELLRGCEEGLFEKLDQAALGDPANYVPGALTECGVATYVWSMVLAYDQTKLAKAPKSWADFWNVTEYPGKRGLRKGAKYTLEIALLADGVKTEDVYKVLNTPEGVSRAFAKLDQIKPNIQWWEAGAQPAQWLVAGDVAMSAAYNGRIASAQKEGMKLSIVWPQSLYDPEYWAVVKGTPNKALAEKFIAFASQPQTQKVFSENIPYGPVHRQTLALLPAEVREQLPTAEANLAQAQAVDAEFWVDHGEELEQRFNAWAAR, from the coding sequence ATGTCCAGATCCTTGCGATGCAACATTGCGTGCGCCCTGGCGTTACTGAGCACCAGCGTCCTGGCCGCGCCACAAAGCCTTACCGTGATTTCATTCGGCGGCGCCACCAAGTTGGCCCAGGACAAGGCCTACTTCCAACCCTTCAACGCCAGCGGTGCAGGGAACATCGTCGCCGGCGAGTACAACGGCGAGTTATCGAAGATCAAGGCCATGGTCTCGGCCGGGCACACCAGTTGGGATGTGGTCGAGGTGGAAAGTCCCGAGTTGCTGCGCGGTTGTGAAGAGGGGCTGTTCGAAAAGCTTGACCAGGCGGCCCTCGGCGATCCGGCGAATTACGTCCCGGGCGCGCTCACTGAGTGCGGCGTGGCCACGTACGTCTGGTCGATGGTCCTGGCCTATGACCAGACCAAACTCGCCAAGGCGCCCAAGTCCTGGGCGGACTTCTGGAACGTGACCGAGTACCCGGGCAAGCGCGGCTTGCGCAAGGGCGCCAAGTACACACTGGAGATCGCCTTGCTGGCGGACGGCGTCAAGACTGAGGACGTATACAAGGTACTGAACACGCCGGAAGGCGTTTCACGGGCATTCGCCAAGTTGGACCAGATCAAGCCGAACATCCAATGGTGGGAGGCGGGCGCGCAACCGGCGCAATGGTTGGTGGCCGGAGACGTGGCGATGAGCGCTGCCTACAACGGTCGCATCGCCTCGGCGCAGAAGGAAGGGATGAAGTTGAGCATTGTCTGGCCGCAAAGCCTGTATGACCCGGAATACTGGGCGGTGGTCAAAGGCACGCCGAACAAGGCCCTGGCCGAGAAATTCATCGCCTTTGCCAGTCAGCCGCAAACCCAGAAAGTCTTCTCGGAAAACATCCCTTACGGACCTGTGCATCGCCAGACCCTGGCCTTGCTGCCCGCCGAGGTGCGCGAGCAACTACCGACTGCCGAGGCCAACCTGGCGCAGGCGCAAGCGGTGGATGCCGAGTTCTGGGTCGACCATGGTGAAGAGCTGGAGCAACGCTTCAACGCCTGGGCAGCTCGCTAG
- a CDS encoding LysR family transcriptional regulator — translation MASYSLRQLKYFVTTVECGSVAEASRKLYIAQPSIATAVKGLEDSFGVQLLIRHHAQGVSLTPAGARFYRKAQELLRMAREFEQNALADNDVVSGQIDIGCFETVAPLYLPRLIAGFRERFPGVEIRVQDGEQQELVQGLTGGRFDLAIFYEHDLDSTIETEALTAPQRPYALLPAGHRFASQAQVSLRDLALEPMILLDVQPSRTYFVSIFEELGLTPNIVFSSPSIEMVRGMVGQGFGFAVLVTRPQSTCTYDGQQVVCIDIGEDVTGSALVAGWLKRAHLTKPAQLFVNYCKEQFGEWLA, via the coding sequence TTGGCGTCCTATTCCTTGCGGCAGTTGAAGTACTTTGTCACCACGGTCGAATGTGGCAGCGTCGCTGAAGCTTCGCGCAAGCTCTACATTGCCCAGCCGTCGATTGCCACGGCAGTCAAGGGGCTCGAGGACAGTTTCGGCGTGCAGCTGTTGATCCGACACCATGCCCAAGGTGTGTCGCTGACCCCCGCCGGTGCGCGCTTCTATCGCAAGGCCCAGGAGCTGCTGCGCATGGCCCGGGAGTTCGAGCAAAACGCGCTGGCGGACAACGATGTGGTCAGCGGACAGATCGACATAGGCTGCTTCGAGACCGTCGCCCCGCTCTATCTGCCACGGCTGATCGCCGGTTTTCGCGAGCGCTTTCCCGGGGTGGAAATCCGCGTGCAGGACGGCGAGCAGCAGGAGCTGGTGCAAGGCTTGACGGGCGGGCGTTTCGACTTGGCGATTTTTTATGAGCACGACCTCGACAGTACCATCGAGACCGAGGCATTGACGGCGCCGCAACGGCCCTACGCCTTGTTGCCAGCCGGGCATCGCTTCGCCAGCCAGGCCCAGGTGTCGCTGCGCGACCTGGCGCTTGAGCCGATGATCCTGTTGGACGTGCAGCCCAGCCGGACGTATTTCGTGAGCATCTTTGAAGAGCTTGGCCTGACGCCGAACATCGTCTTCAGCTCGCCCTCCATCGAGATGGTGCGCGGCATGGTCGGCCAGGGGTTCGGTTTTGCCGTGCTGGTGACTCGCCCGCAATCGACCTGTACCTATGACGGCCAGCAGGTGGTCTGCATCGACATCGGCGAAGACGTGACAGGCTCGGCGCTGGTAGCCGGCTGGCTCAAGCGCGCCCACCTCACCAAGCCGGCCCAGTTGTTCGTGAACTACTGCAAAGAGCAATTCGGGGAATGGCTGGCGTAG
- a CDS encoding cupin domain-containing protein → MKTLCLIAALSLFPVAPLFAHEAGPSEKVQVLQEKQLKNLPGKKAMMLTVDYAPGQSSIAHKHQGTAMAYVLEGAITSQVKGEPATTYKAGEFWYEPAGSEHLVSKNASTTQPAKLLVFMVMGENEAVLIPLEN, encoded by the coding sequence ATGAAAACACTCTGCCTGATCGCCGCCCTGAGCCTGTTCCCCGTTGCCCCGCTCTTCGCCCACGAAGCCGGCCCTTCCGAGAAGGTCCAGGTGCTGCAAGAAAAGCAATTGAAGAACCTGCCCGGCAAGAAAGCCATGATGCTCACTGTCGACTATGCACCCGGCCAGTCGTCAATCGCCCACAAACACCAAGGCACGGCCATGGCCTATGTCCTTGAAGGCGCGATCACCTCCCAGGTCAAGGGCGAGCCGGCGACCACCTATAAGGCGGGCGAGTTCTGGTATGAACCCGCCGGCTCCGAGCATCTGGTGTCGAAGAATGCCAGCACCACCCAACCGGCGAAGCTGCTGGTGTTCATGGTGATGGGCGAAAACGAGGCCGTGCTGATCCCGTTGGAAAACTGA
- a CDS encoding putative quinol monooxygenase has protein sequence MSRQVINTVQVQAAAGRSEELGRQLQQIVETLRALPGCDAYMVDRCPENSDRWNVSARWQSEAAMQAHFNCPEVQGFISLIETRLARSVDFNSFPLV, from the coding sequence ATGTCTCGCCAAGTGATCAATACCGTTCAGGTGCAGGCCGCCGCCGGGCGTTCGGAAGAACTGGGCCGGCAGTTGCAGCAAATCGTCGAAACCCTGCGGGCCTTGCCAGGCTGCGATGCCTACATGGTCGATCGCTGCCCCGAGAACTCGGACCGCTGGAACGTCAGCGCCCGCTGGCAGTCGGAGGCGGCCATGCAGGCCCACTTCAACTGTCCCGAGGTCCAGGGCTTCATCAGCCTGATCGAAACCCGCCTGGCCCGCAGCGTGGACTTCAATAGTTTTCCGCTGGTGTGA
- a CDS encoding PLP-dependent aminotransferase family protein translates to MELHVVINGRKDLLGQLYRQLRSAIESGRLAAGTQLPPSRLLAEQLGVSRKTVSDTYAQLTYENFLTGVIGKGTYVNARPAMIVRKQSHRELAGADVVEAWRNMPDLLRHPNPESALRYDFIGGATGKGQFPLDDWRRCTAHALRQIANAKGFYSQPEGLPALRNAIARHIAFSRGVNCQDADVVVCNGAQQALDLISRVLTRPGSLVAMEDPGYPPARLLFGSHGATVAGVPVDEQGMRVDLIPDGTRLIYVTPSHQFPLGMPMSQPRREALLARAYELGAIIIEDDYDSEFRYEGRPTDSLQSMDERGIVAYVGTFSKTLLPELRLGYAILPPAILEAVILAKRLTDQHTSTLPQWALAKFIAEGCLLKHIRRCHALYAARRERILARMGDDLSPWFEAVPTTAGFHMAVLCKVPMDLALIIELAKKAEVGIYSLDGFFHVETVRPGLILGFGGIELLDIDIALDRLRDILRQVA, encoded by the coding sequence ATGGAACTTCATGTTGTCATCAACGGCCGCAAAGACCTGCTGGGCCAGTTGTATCGACAATTGCGCAGCGCCATCGAGAGCGGTCGGCTGGCCGCCGGCACCCAGTTGCCGCCCAGCCGCCTGTTGGCCGAGCAACTGGGTGTTTCGCGCAAGACCGTGTCCGATACCTATGCGCAACTGACCTACGAAAATTTTCTCACCGGCGTGATCGGCAAAGGCACCTATGTCAACGCACGCCCGGCCATGATCGTGCGCAAGCAAAGCCACCGCGAGCTTGCCGGTGCGGACGTCGTCGAGGCTTGGCGCAACATGCCGGACTTGCTGCGACACCCTAACCCCGAGAGCGCGCTGCGTTATGACTTCATCGGCGGCGCCACCGGCAAGGGCCAGTTTCCCCTGGACGACTGGCGTCGCTGCACCGCCCACGCCTTGCGCCAGATTGCCAACGCCAAGGGTTTCTACAGCCAGCCCGAAGGCCTGCCGGCGCTGCGCAACGCTATCGCCCGGCACATCGCGTTTTCCCGCGGGGTCAATTGCCAGGACGCTGACGTGGTGGTGTGCAACGGCGCGCAGCAGGCGCTGGATCTGATTTCACGGGTGCTGACTCGCCCCGGCAGCCTGGTGGCGATGGAAGACCCTGGCTATCCGCCGGCACGCCTTTTGTTTGGCTCACACGGCGCAACGGTGGCCGGCGTGCCGGTGGATGAGCAAGGCATGCGCGTGGATTTGATTCCCGACGGCACGCGGCTGATCTATGTGACGCCGTCCCACCAGTTTCCCCTCGGCATGCCCATGAGCCAGCCCCGGCGCGAGGCCTTGCTGGCGCGGGCCTATGAGCTGGGGGCGATCATTATCGAGGACGATTACGACAGCGAGTTTCGCTATGAAGGGCGGCCCACCGACTCGCTGCAGAGCATGGACGAGCGCGGGATCGTGGCGTACGTCGGGACATTTTCGAAAACCCTGCTGCCGGAGCTGCGGCTTGGCTACGCGATCCTGCCGCCAGCGATTCTCGAGGCGGTGATCCTGGCCAAGCGCCTCACCGACCAGCACACCTCCACCCTGCCCCAATGGGCGCTGGCGAAATTCATCGCCGAGGGCTGCCTGCTCAAGCATATCCGGCGCTGCCACGCGCTGTATGCCGCTCGGCGCGAGCGTATCCTGGCGCGCATGGGCGACGACCTGTCACCCTGGTTCGAAGCCGTGCCCACCACGGCGGGCTTTCATATGGCGGTGCTGTGCAAGGTGCCGATGGACCTGGCCCTGATTATCGAACTGGCAAAAAAAGCCGAAGTCGGGATCTACAGCCTCGACGGCTTTTTCCATGTGGAAACTGTGCGACCCGGCTTGATACTGGGCTTTGGCGGCATCGAACTCCTCGACATCGATATTGCCCTTGACCGCTTGCGCGATATTTTGCGGCAGGTCGCCTGA
- a CDS encoding carboxymuconolactone decarboxylase family protein — protein MSPRLDYYSASPGAMRAMIGLEALTSRLSIEPALLHLIKIRASQLNGCAFCTDMHSMDARRQGETERRLYAVTVWRDSGFFNPREQAALAWTEAVTLLAESQVPEDVYNLARANFSEEELVDLTLAISTINSWNRLAVSFRQSPGG, from the coding sequence ATGAGCCCGCGTCTGGATTACTACAGTGCGTCCCCTGGCGCGATGAGGGCAATGATCGGCCTTGAAGCGCTGACCAGTCGCCTGAGCATCGAGCCGGCGTTGCTCCACCTGATCAAAATCCGCGCCTCGCAGCTCAACGGCTGCGCCTTCTGCACCGACATGCACTCGATGGACGCGCGCCGCCAGGGCGAGACAGAGCGGCGCCTCTACGCGGTGACGGTGTGGCGCGACAGCGGATTCTTCAACCCGCGCGAACAGGCAGCACTGGCCTGGACCGAAGCCGTCACGCTATTGGCCGAAAGCCAAGTGCCCGAAGACGTCTACAACCTGGCGCGCGCCAATTTCAGCGAAGAAGAACTGGTCGACCTGACCCTGGCGATCAGCACCATCAACAGCTGGAACCGGCTGGCCGTGAGTTTTCGCCAGAGTCCGGGAGGCTAA
- a CDS encoding bifunctional diguanylate cyclase/phosphodiesterase, translated as MIEDAGNGSPVITGERPTRSFTRRTFPAIMLLLFVMSALAIAVLLNITQTQDQQAREQSLFFAQRAIDGIRTGIGRDLSDYSKWSDAYRHLHVEVDKDWAYDQENVGSSVFSLYGYQAVFVISPTGKTVYSVIDGEMSEVAADTWLSGDLRALASKASAEENRDEVIVELLHHEDAPAFVAVSAITIGTDNSVPEIPGPPSLLLFVKVLDSAALQGLSRDFALPDAHIAYTPGPKETAQVLLNDLTREALAWRPATPGKDLRKVLLPLLAVALLFLGIMALAVLRHALLMLRAQERQYASLLAHRKALERSEERFRDIAEVSSDWLWEVDSAGTLTYLSERFEQVTGFSPVEWLGKPLHRLLHPHSGSISIAHWLLGGANSASSAPLLCEYTAHNQRIRTCKLSVRAIDAGSLGFRGTATDITDELRALAQIKHLSLHDPLTGLANRNRLFDCLSEHLDQAQGTPLAILNLDMDRFKPVNDSLGHAVGDKVLKEVAHILQQNVRGTDLVARLGGDEFVIVMPNPGDANDLDQLCERLIDCMQRPMHLDGNTLYLGVSIGVAWSQPRDQRAEELLRQADIALYAAKGAGRNTWRVYEEAMGNVARDRRRYEQQLRDAMHQDQLELRYLPRFDVNAEQLHGFEAQVFWHHPERGELGGADFIPVAEASGQLEELGTWMLINACEEAMTWPNALALSVAVSPRWFSSSFLFNQVHKALETSGLPAQRLTLEVAEGVLLTDHKTLANTLHALKALGVRINIDKFGTNIASLREVLDQPFDGIRFDRNILAQLGLEHDQEGVLAMIRLSRSVGLVVTAEGIENARQYDQLRSVACDHVQGPYFGAALARSQMASFFTTPRWL; from the coding sequence ATGATCGAAGATGCTGGCAATGGCTCCCCCGTGATAACCGGCGAGCGGCCGACCCGAAGCTTCACCCGCCGCACCTTCCCGGCCATCATGCTGTTGCTGTTCGTCATGTCCGCACTGGCCATCGCGGTGCTGCTCAATATCACCCAGACCCAGGACCAACAGGCCCGCGAGCAAAGCCTGTTCTTCGCACAACGGGCCATCGACGGTATCCGCACCGGTATCGGACGCGACCTGAGCGACTACTCCAAATGGAGCGACGCCTACCGGCACCTCCATGTGGAAGTCGACAAGGACTGGGCCTATGACCAGGAAAATGTCGGCAGCAGTGTGTTTTCGCTCTACGGCTATCAAGCCGTGTTTGTCATTTCCCCCACCGGCAAGACGGTCTATTCGGTCATCGATGGCGAGATGAGCGAGGTGGCGGCTGACACTTGGCTGAGCGGCGACCTGCGTGCCCTCGCCAGCAAAGCCAGCGCCGAGGAGAACCGCGATGAGGTGATCGTCGAGTTGCTGCATCACGAAGACGCGCCGGCCTTCGTCGCCGTCTCGGCGATTACCATCGGCACGGACAACAGCGTGCCCGAGATTCCAGGCCCGCCCAGCCTGCTGTTATTCGTGAAAGTCCTGGACAGCGCGGCGTTGCAAGGCCTGTCGCGGGATTTTGCTCTGCCCGATGCGCATATCGCCTATACGCCAGGCCCCAAAGAGACTGCCCAGGTCTTGCTCAACGACCTGACCCGCGAAGCGCTGGCATGGCGCCCGGCGACGCCCGGCAAGGATCTGCGCAAGGTGCTGCTGCCGTTGCTGGCCGTGGCATTGCTGTTTCTCGGGATCATGGCCTTGGCGGTATTGCGCCATGCGCTGCTGATGCTCCGCGCCCAGGAACGCCAATACGCCAGCCTTCTCGCGCACCGCAAAGCGTTGGAGCGCAGCGAAGAGCGTTTCCGGGACATTGCCGAGGTATCGTCCGACTGGTTGTGGGAGGTCGATTCGGCCGGGACATTAACCTACCTGTCCGAACGCTTCGAACAAGTGACCGGTTTCAGTCCCGTCGAGTGGCTGGGCAAGCCGCTGCACCGCTTACTTCATCCGCACAGCGGGTCGATCTCCATCGCGCATTGGCTGCTCGGTGGTGCCAACAGTGCCTCATCCGCCCCGCTGCTGTGCGAATACACCGCGCATAATCAACGCATCCGTACCTGCAAACTCTCGGTCCGGGCCATTGATGCCGGCAGCTTGGGCTTTCGCGGCACGGCCACCGACATCACCGATGAATTGCGCGCGCTGGCACAGATCAAACACCTCTCCCTGCACGACCCGCTGACCGGGCTGGCCAACCGCAACCGCTTGTTCGATTGCCTCAGCGAACACCTGGACCAGGCGCAAGGGACGCCACTGGCGATACTGAACCTGGACATGGATCGATTCAAACCGGTCAATGACTCCCTGGGTCATGCAGTGGGCGACAAGGTGCTCAAGGAAGTGGCGCATATCCTTCAGCAAAACGTCCGCGGCACCGACCTGGTGGCCCGCCTCGGGGGCGATGAGTTTGTCATCGTCATGCCCAACCCCGGCGATGCGAACGATCTCGATCAACTGTGCGAGCGCCTGATCGATTGCATGCAACGGCCCATGCACCTGGACGGCAACACTTTGTACCTGGGGGTGAGTATCGGGGTTGCCTGGTCGCAGCCTCGCGATCAACGCGCCGAAGAGTTGTTGCGCCAGGCCGACATCGCCCTGTATGCGGCCAAGGGCGCCGGCCGCAATACCTGGCGTGTCTATGAAGAAGCCATGGGCAATGTCGCCCGCGACCGCCGCCGCTACGAGCAGCAATTGCGCGATGCAATGCACCAGGACCAGCTTGAATTGCGTTACCTGCCGCGTTTCGACGTGAATGCCGAACAGCTGCATGGTTTTGAAGCCCAGGTCTTCTGGCACCACCCCGAGCGAGGCGAACTGGGTGGAGCCGACTTCATCCCCGTGGCCGAAGCGTCTGGCCAACTGGAGGAGCTGGGCACCTGGATGTTGATCAACGCCTGCGAAGAGGCCATGACCTGGCCCAACGCGCTCGCCCTGTCCGTCGCCGTTTCGCCGAGGTGGTTCAGCAGCAGTTTTCTATTCAATCAAGTGCACAAGGCCTTGGAAACCAGCGGTTTGCCGGCGCAGCGCCTGACCCTTGAGGTGGCGGAAGGGGTGTTGCTGACCGATCACAAGACGCTCGCCAATACTTTGCATGCCCTCAAGGCGTTGGGCGTGCGGATCAATATCGATAAGTTCGGCACCAATATCGCTTCCCTGCGCGAGGTGCTTGACCAGCCGTTCGACGGTATCCGTTTCGATCGCAATATTTTGGCGCAGTTGGGGCTGGAGCACGATCAGGAAGGTGTGTTGGCGATGATTCGGTTGAGTCGCAGTGTCGGGCTGGTGGTGACGGCCGAGGGCATTGAGAATGCCCGGCAGTATGATCAGTTGCGCAGTGTTGCTTGCGATCATGTGCAGGGGCCGTACTTTGGCGCGGCGCTGGCTCGTTCGCAGATGGCTTCGTTTTTTACTACGCCTCGGTGGCTTTAG
- a CDS encoding DUF2238 domain-containing protein has protein sequence MRTKASRYELILLGGFVALWTWLAIAPMKRSDWLAENLLVFALLMFLVAVHRRFSFSRLSATLVFVFLCIHEVGAHYTYAKVPYNQWWQALTGGQPLDQLLGFERNQFDRLVHFSYGLLLAYPVREALLRVIPAGGFSGYFLAWNLILSSSAIYELIEWVGGAYMGGDTAKAFVGAQQDPWDAQKDMALAALAACMTLVAAAAVNYFQQRDFALEWAMRNKAST, from the coding sequence ATGCGCACGAAAGCAAGCCGGTATGAGCTGATCCTGTTGGGAGGCTTTGTCGCCCTATGGACATGGCTGGCCATTGCACCGATGAAACGCAGCGACTGGCTGGCGGAGAACCTGCTGGTGTTTGCGCTTCTGATGTTCCTGGTGGCCGTCCACCGCAGGTTCAGCTTTTCCCGTTTGTCCGCCACCCTGGTGTTCGTGTTTCTCTGCATCCATGAGGTCGGCGCCCACTACACCTACGCGAAAGTCCCCTATAACCAGTGGTGGCAGGCCCTGACCGGTGGCCAGCCGCTGGACCAACTGCTGGGTTTTGAGCGCAACCAGTTCGATCGCCTGGTGCACTTCAGCTATGGCCTGCTGCTCGCTTACCCGGTACGCGAGGCGCTGCTGCGGGTCATTCCAGCCGGGGGGTTCAGTGGGTATTTCCTGGCCTGGAACCTGATCCTGTCGTCCTCGGCTATTTATGAGCTGATCGAATGGGTGGGGGGTGCCTACATGGGCGGCGATACCGCGAAGGCGTTTGTAGGTGCGCAACAGGATCCCTGGGACGCGCAAAAGGACATGGCGCTGGCGGCGCTTGCCGCGTGCATGACGCTGGTGGCCGCTGCCGCGGTCAATTATTTCCAGCAGCGCGATTTTGCCCTGGAATGGGCAATGCGCAACAAAGCCAGTACCTGA